Proteins from a single region of Ananas comosus cultivar F153 linkage group 3, ASM154086v1, whole genome shotgun sequence:
- the LOC109708127 gene encoding putative disease resistance protein RGA3, whose product MIVTNNRRTFQVIAVAGMGGIGKTTLAQKVYNNPRIGDHFQVRIWICVTQKYSDVRLTQDIIRKAGGSCGTAERLCELLPILCRTLGGRSIFLVLDDVWRSDVWTDLLRNPLQNGAASGCVLVTTRDQNVAMRMGAKHIHWVEKMTVDSGWELLCKRTYLEEEGEDVQCLRSVGVQIVNKCGSLPLAIKVIAGVLTTKEKSRKEWEKVLRSNAWSMSELPEEFRGALYLSYDDLPPYLKQCFLSFCLYPEDYGHRICDLRKMWVAEGFVKQEEGLIMEELADQYYSELIRRSLLQPDPRYVDQGMCTVHDLLRSLAQYLSRGESYYGDPQSLDATAISKLARLSIAENGEIVTIPGPNTEQLRLRTLLLFKSPPRIEHNLFSRVPYLQVLLLNGEGIECIPDSVGSLINLRLLDLDRTSISRLPDSIGFLTNLQILNLRDCKFLNTLPRGITCLCSLRQLGLFGTPLRSVPEGIGRLQLLNDLSGFVINADGSCNTEQNSWDLEEMRSLGQLRLLQLSILGGGQNASSVQSTDDIIDQPLTVTHLRNRAFVLEDKAFLKYLAISCTPQTERAEALPYTEEEISNIEDTFEKLHPPTCLETLFLANFYSHHMPSWLLSSSLGTYLPHLTYVKFIGLPLCPQIPPLGQLPHLRFLRIEDALAIVTIGPELLGNGVGDGVHATTAFPKLEFLIMKGMPNWEEWSLVGSETGNSSSCSLRVMPRLEQLYVIDCPKLRALPKGLQQLRALRILRATRAHSLSVIEDFLFITELKIYINNGMERVSNLPALRKLTIYDTPALKCVDNLVALQYLELEDYSMKSLPEWLLRLVQQRAHLRDENLQLVMRCKAAVIQRCLRGGPDWPIIECFSRVSAYTKDRSAYLEYTKQSGCYRTNQ is encoded by the coding sequence ATGATAGTCACGAACAACCGACGGACTTTTCAAGTGATTGCTGTAGCAGGCATGGGAGGGATCGGCAAGACCACGCTCGCTCAGAAGGTGTACAACAACCCGAGAATTGGAGACCACTTCCAGGTAAGAATTTGGATTTGCGTCACCCAAAAATATTCAGATGTTCGATTAACGCAGGACATCATTCGAAAAGCCGGAGGAAGTTGCGGCACTGCCGAACGGCTCTGCGAATTGCTCCCTATTCTCTGCCGGACTCTTGGAGGGCGGAGCATCTTTCTCGTGCTGGATGATGTATGGCGATCGGACGTATGGACCGATTTACTCCGAAACCCGCTGCAAAATGGAGCAGCTAGTGGATGTGTTCTGGTGACCACAAGAGACCAGAACGTTGCGATGAGAATGGGGGCGAAACACATTCACTGGGTGGAGAAAATGACTGTTGATTCAGGCTGGGAGTTGCTTTGTAAGAGAACATATctcgaagaagaaggagaagatgtgCAATGTTTGAGAAGTGTGGGGGTTCAAATTGTTAACAAATGCGGCAGCCTTCCGCTTGCAATTAAAGTGATTGCCGGTGTCTTAACCACCAAGGAGAAAAGCAGAAAAGAGTGGGAGAAAGTTCTCAGAAGCAATGCTTGGTCTATGAGTGAGCTTCCTGAGGAATTCAGGGGTGCTCTCTACTTGAGTTACGACGATTTGCCGCCTTATCTGAAGcaatgctttctttctttttgcctTTACCCTGAGGATTATGGACACCGCATTTGCGATCTTCGCAAGATGTGGGTGGCAGAGGGGTTTGTCAAGCAAGAAGAAGGTTTAATAATGGAAGAGTTAGCCGATCAATACTACTCCGAGCTAATACGTAGGAGTCTACTACAACCTGATCCTCGTTATGTGGATCAGGGCATGTGCACAGTACACGATCTCTTGCGATCTCTCGCTCAATATTTGTCACGAGGTGAAAGTTACTATGGAGATCCACAGTCCTTGGATGCTACTGCAATCTCAAAGCTTGCGCGCTTGTCAATTGCTGAGAACGGAGAGATTGTTACAATCCCTGGTCCAAACACTGAGCAGCTACGCTTGAGGACATTACTACTATTTAAGAGTCCACCTAGAATTGAGCACAATCTTTTCTCTAGAGTTCCATACCTCCAAGTGCTGCTTCTTAATGGAGAAGGGATAGAATGCATTCCTGATAGTGTGGGAAGTCTAATAAACCTTCGATTGTTAGATCTTGATCGGACTAGCATATCCAGGCTGCCGGACTCTATCGGCTTCCTAACGAATTTGCAGATTTTAAACTTACGAGATTGCAAATTTCTAAACACACTTCCAAGGGGCATCACTTGCTTATGCAGTCTTAGACAGCTTGGCCTTTTTGGGACCCCTTTAAGAAGTGTCCCCGAAGGAATAGGGAGACTACAACTGCTCAATGACCTCAGTGGATTTGTTATTAATGCAGACGGTAGTTGCAATACCGAACAAAATAGTTGGGACTTGGAAGAAATGAGATCACTAGGCCAACTAAGGTTGCTCCAATTATCTATTTTGGGGGGGGGACAGAATGCAAGTTCCGTGCAGTCCACTGATGACATAATAGATCAACCGCTGACGGTAACTCATCTAAGGAATAGGGCTTTTGTACTTGAAGATAAAGCCTTCCTAAAATATCTAGCTATATCCTGCACACCGCAGACGGAGAGGGCAGAAGCACTGCCATACACAGAGGAGGAAATCAGTAATATTGAAGACACCTTTGAGAAATTGCACCCTCCAACTTGTTTAGAAACATTATTTCTCGCCAACTTTTACAGTCATCATATGCCGAGTTGGTTGCTGTCGTCATCTTTGGGTACTTATCTTCCTCATCTAACATACGTGAAATTCATAGGTTTGCCACTATGCCCACAAATTCCACCTCTAGGCCAATTGCCGCATTTGAGGTTTCTCCGAATCGAAGATGCTTTGGCAATTGTAACTATTGGTCCAGAATTACTCGGTAATGGGGTTGGTGACGGGGTGCACGCAACAACAGCCTTTCCTAAGCTTGAATTTCTTATCATGAAAGGCATGCCTAATTGGGAAGAATGGTCCTTAGTTGGCAGTGAAACAGGAAACTCATCATCTTGCTCACTTCGAGTTATGCCTCGTTTAGAGCAGTTGTATGTGATAGATTGCCCAAAACTTAGAGCACTTCCAAAAGGTTTGCAGCAACTCAGAGCACTCCGGATTTTGCGCGCTACAAGGGCTCATAGCCTAAGTGTAATTGAGGACTTCCTATTCATTACTGAGCTTAAAATCTACATAAATAATGGCATGGAAAGGGTCTCAAATCTTCCTGCACTAAGGAAGCTCACCATTTATGACACTCCGGCTCTAAAGTGCGTCGATAATTTGGTTGCACTACAATACCTAGAGTTGGAAGATTATTCTATGAAGTCCCTCCCAGAATGGTTGTTGAGACTGGTCCAGCAACGCGCGCATCTTCGCGACGAAAACCTCCAACTTGTGATGCGCTGCAAGGCTGCCGTAATTCAGAGATGCCTTAGGGGAGGGCCAGACTGGCCTATCATCGAGTGCTTTTCTCGTGTCAGCGCCTACACCAAAGATAGATCAGCATATCTGGAATATACCAAGCAAAGTGGGTGCTATCGAACTAATCAATGA